The region cattatctaattcaatggatcactacgaaatttaaagttgttcttatgaaaaatggtaaaaaggagaattatcaccacgaatacagtaatcctttactttattttctatagaaacagcactacatcttgcagttatagactcaattagatcattatctaatccttaacagacatgtgacattcataatttttccatcgaactcttcatatttaaattcataccaccatcacattcagccagcacgtctttgaaagccaaactatgttatatgccgacactgaagtatagtcattcacaaactacactctcgtagcagcactgtacacacatccacataaagtaaacgttccgacagtgagatgctgacacctgcaggctaaaatacagactaattaaattttctcctcgagatatagtaCGTAAACTATAAgaatcgatgcacctgacatctgtaggatagattcactgttcacttaatgctttgtacTCTTGACAAGTCATAAGCGGCaagcgaaagacaattttttcccgcgcatgcgtgaaatttctgtaaccttcttgaaaagagcacggcttatatgtgaacggatgttgccaagtttacataagaagtttatgcaagatgcgggaagtttaaaatactcgatcctgatattatacatcctcactacgccaatacggtattaaataataaaactagtcgtgcattaatggaaacaaggtgttcacgtgctcttgtgctcttattgacgcactgcATTGAATAGACTATCTGAAATGTTCGCAAGGAGTGAAGGCAAGAAAACCGTGTAAGCATTACGGGAAAGGATtgatgtactgaaataaaattctGACGCAgaagtaaataaacgaataaagtaATGAATGAATCGAAGAATTAGAAGCTGGACCGATGTTGATTGAGATATAcagggtaaaccgtaagtaatgtcgttaatttgaggtggttattctttgagatatttcaaacaaaaaaagcttcatacaaatgaatatctgcatggaaatatcatatgtacttcggcacattaaaataatatatatataatatataaataatatatataataatagtaacaacttcATATACATTAAGGAaacaaaaatagattaaatacaaatatgtttatttgtaacaaAGTAGATAGTACACTGAAGAATTTTTTCGttgttttctccaatttttattaaataataatgaaaatatttaactcgTGTATAAAATGTCGTACATTAATTTTCAAcgtctttgtctttctttttttgtaaCTGCTTCTTCccctcttccttttctctctgaGCTGCGTCTCCAAAATACACTTTAGCTTTTTTTACGTTGATTGATTTCGGTATTACATCTCCCAGAGCTTCAATTGCTTCGTCCGACATGggaatttcagtttttgtttctTGCATGGGAATTTCCACCAAGTGGAACATATAAGGGGGGACCACATCCTTGACAACTGAACCAACTTCTACTCCCTTCTCAGTGGTATCAGTATCACATTCGTCGTCTTTATGTAAGTTATTATTCTCGTGGAGTATCGCATTCTTTTGCTTGTTATGAGGTGGGGAACCATTCGCATCTATAATTCGTCGCCTAATCTCATTGCTTTGCTTATTGTCAGTTTTTTCCTCAGGTTTGCACGGTTGTGTTGAAGTACACAGTTCTCTACGATTCGGCTTAGTTTCTTTGCAGTCTGAATCTTCCGTTATGATCTCTTGGTCTTCAGTAGGGGACTCCATGATGCAGTCGATTGTGCGACTCCTGTATCCCGATCTGAACAAGCAGCCGTTGCATTCGCTCCACTCGCCCACTCTCCATCTCGCGTGGCAAGGATTCTCGTTGCAAGGTCGACTCTTCGGTGTCGGTTTGTCGGACGAAGAGCAGAAGGAGTTGCTCACAGTGCCGTCCCTGGCTTCCAGACACTTCGGTTCAGATTGCTGCACTCCTCCTCCGCATCGCTTGCTGCATTCTCCCCAATCGACGAATTCCCAGTGGTACGAAGGTTGATAGGCCTCACTCTCGTTTCCAAGACGTAATGAATATTTATACTCGATCCCTGGATTGCGGTCGCCATAGAAACAAGCATACAACACCAAATTGTCTTTAGTGGGACCCGCAATGACAATTTCTTCTCGCTCGTCCTCTGGATGGTAGTAGTACCCGATTGTTCCAACTATGTGCAGCTCTCGATCGTTTTCCTCGGTGTAATCCCCGTTGAGGTAATACACTTTTTTCTTCTCTGGACCTAAGGCTAACGTGTTGGATGTAGGCCTCAGCTCTTTTACTGTAATCCTTCTGCTTCCCTTAGGAAATGTGTGGATTTTAACATAGCCCTTGCCCTTGCCTTTGAACACTTTCTCTATAGCTGTGCATTGAGTTCCATCACCTCGACAGATCCCGCATCGATCCTCCACGGCATCAGAGCCCAGCTTCCAGTCGCAACCCACGTGCCGACACAGCCCAGCCACACACATGTCTTTGGTTCCCGGTTTGCACCGCGTTCCGTCTTTCGCCCGCTGGGCCAGCGTGGCGACAGCGTTCTCCTCGTTAACGCAGATTAGAGTGCAGGATTTGGCAGGGTTGGAGATGACGTACGACGACCACTTATGCAGCGCACCTTCGCGAGGCTTGGTGTTGTACTCCGCGCACTGCTGCTCCCTGAAGGTAGGCGATTCTGGGTCGCAGGGCCTCGTGTTGCAAACGCGATACTCTCTGCGCTCCCCCAGACAGTACCTGCCGTGGTTCTGAGGTGTTGGCGCTGTACAGTCGCGGTCCATGAACTTGATACCTCCCCCACAAGTTCGAGAACAATCCGACCACTTTGACCACGCGCTCCAGCCACCATTCACGGCTTCCGGTCTCTGTCCCATGGGAACGCACTTCCTGTCGTAGCACCACATGTTGGTGCCGCACTTGGTGCCGTCAGCTGGCGGCTGGTTGTAGGTGCCGCAAGTGTTCGGCTTGAACTCGCAGTTCAAAAATTTACAATTAGTCTCTGGACCCATGTCACAATACTTCGCTTCAGGATTCCTGAACTCCTGCGCGCACTGGAAGTTGGCGTCGTACATGGCTCCGGGAGGCATTTCCGGTATGTTAAAGTTGTGGTCTTGCGGCTCGTCCAGAAGACAGTCTCCCAAGTCGTTGTCCAGAAATTCTTGCATGAATCTCTTGCTGCAGATAGACCAGTTTGCTGTCGCCATTTGCACGTACGGCGACATGACGTGAGCGTTGACGTCGTCCGCGAAGGGCTTGCAGTCCGAGTCGACCTCGTCGTCGTGCCCGCACCCCATCACGTGACCTACCTCGTGCGTCACCGTCACGCCCAGCAGCAGGCCCGTGTCTTCGCAGATGGCGCACGTCTTGTTGGGGTTGCACGCCTGTGCCACGTAGGCCAGGCCGAGGAGGCCGCACTCCGTCATGTTGTCGATGCAGATGTCGTACCTCGTCAGCAGCACGGCGATATCGTGGTGGTTCGGGTGCGATAAGTCCGGAGGGTTTATTGTTGTCTGCCATTTACAGAAACTGCTCAGCGTGGGCTCGGCGTCTTGACTGATGATCAGATCGACTTCCTCCTCTTCCTTGTGCAGGTACATGATTCTGACCACAACAAAATCGATCAGATTCCCAGCACTGGCGTCGTGGTAGTAATCTGACGCCATGTTCATTATTGTCAGTATGTACATTTCGTAATCTGTGTTGTTGTGAAACTGAAGGAACCGCTTGTCGGCTACAACCAGTATTTCCTGATAGCGGTGCTTGCTGAATGTTCTTCGGATATCTTGTTCTGCTAGTCCGTTCTCTTTCGCGTATATTTCTGCAACTCTTCGTCGGCGATACTCCATTTCTAAGCGGTCCCTCCATCCGTCCTTCCAGCTCTGACTGGCACAGTTCCGCTCTCCTCGCATGACGGCAGACCGCTTGTAAACCACGTGTAAATGCTTGCCGTTTGTTTCTGGCTGCTGGTCCTCCACCGGCTCGATGAAGTAATGCCCGTCGTCTGTCTTGATGTACCCGGCCAAACCATCGCAAACGGAGATAGCAAGGCGAGAGTTATCGTGGTCCTGAACGCGGCCTGTGTAGTGGCACTGGGTGTCCTTCACAGGGCGAATCTTTATTTTCTTGACGTCTTTGGCAGACCCTGAATCTCTCTCTTCTACCATCGCTCCTGGAGACAAGAAGTCGTGATTTGGCCACATTTCCATATGGTGGTGCTTTCCGTTGAAAGAGAGACCGATATGAACTTTGTCTTTGTCGTCTGGAGACATTCTTTTCTTGCGTCTAGTTTTATCTCGTTCATAGAAATGAGGTAGTTTGTGCGAGACAAATGCGCCTTCATGGTCTTCTTTAATGGGAA is a window of Periplaneta americana isolate PAMFEO1 chromosome 12, P.americana_PAMFEO1_priV1, whole genome shotgun sequence DNA encoding:
- the LOC138711277 gene encoding A disintegrin and metalloproteinase with thrombospondin motifs 12-like produces the protein MKHLFLTNVYIFEAVTLSVVGVITEDAGRTSNVIHGRYTRNIEDYELVIPIKEDHEGAFVSHKLPHFYERDKTRRKKRMSPDDKDKVHIGLSFNGKHHHMEMWPNHDFLSPGAMVEERDSGSAKDVKKIKIRPVKDTQCHYTGRVQDHDNSRLAISVCDGLAGYIKTDDGHYFIEPVEDQQPETNGKHLHVVYKRSAVMRGERNCASQSWKDGWRDRLEMEYRRRRVAEIYAKENGLAEQDIRRTFSKHRYQEILVVADKRFLQFHNNTDYEMYILTIMNMASDYYHDASAGNLIDFVVVRIMYLHKEEEEVDLIISQDAEPTLSSFCKWQTTINPPDLSHPNHHDIAVLLTRYDICIDNMTECGLLGLAYVAQACNPNKTCAICEDTGLLLGVTVTHEVGHVMGCGHDDEVDSDCKPFADDVNAHVMSPYVQMATANWSICSKRFMQEFLDNDLGDCLLDEPQDHNFNIPEMPPGAMYDANFQCAQEFRNPEAKYCDMGPETNCKFLNCEFKPNTCGTYNQPPADGTKCGTNMWCYDRKCVPMGQRPEAVNGGWSAWSKWSDCSRTCGGGIKFMDRDCTAPTPQNHGRYCLGERREYRVCNTRPCDPESPTFREQQCAEYNTKPREGALHKWSSYVISNPAKSCTLICVNEENAVATLAQRAKDGTRCKPGTKDMCVAGLCRHVGCDWKLGSDAVEDRCGICRGDGTQCTAIEKVFKGKGKGYVKIHTFPKGSRRITVKELRPTSNTLALGPEKKKVYYLNGDYTEENDRELHIVGTIGYYYHPEDEREEIVIAGPTKDNLVLYACFYGDRNPGIEYKYSLRLGNESEAYQPSYHWEFVDWGECSKRCGGGVQQSEPKCLEARDGTVSNSFCSSSDKPTPKSRPCNENPCHARWRVGEWSECNGCLFRSGYRSRTIDCIMESPTEDQEIITEDSDCKETKPNRRELCTSTQPCKPEEKTDNKQSNEIRRRIIDANGSPPHNKQKNAILHENNNLHKDDECDTDTTEKGVEVGSVVKDVVPPYMFHLVEIPMQETKTEIPMSDEAIEALGDVIPKSINVKKAKVYFGDAAQREKEEGKKQLQKKKDKDVEN